The following are from one region of the Coccinella septempunctata chromosome 7, icCocSept1.1, whole genome shotgun sequence genome:
- the LOC123316597 gene encoding uncharacterized protein LOC123316597, with protein MFAVNFVTVCGLCLFLQVVSGKSLDLLYDYQEIEDSFPRSETNTEIKNLEFDRISDEAIAEICKNLKVTIHVKQPDFYVNCMEPISDMSHSVHLVKRDADALEGSGDPDEPATTTPSDVGDEGEKLDGTEYKTENASEANMEVPPEIKSSEVPTETSSANIPSAPTENPGSFQGGFDKILKNIPRQENNTSEDAKSSAAILNSSPAKDQVNLNGEEAQTGESQEKPSAASPNNMLLIVIGALGVIGALAFVYNFVKSRRESKEIDEVVRLETEGKELKEMKPLMRSPLAQNGSKSLEYIDADPQIQVSTAVRVEDGHNSK; from the exons ATGTTCGCTGTTAATTTTGTGACCGTCTGCGGACTGTGCCTATTCCTTCAGGTGGTATCAGG GAAATCCTTAGATCTGCTATATGACTATCAGGAAATAGAAGATTCATTCCCAAGATCAGAAACAAAT ACAGAAATCAAGAATCTAGAATTCGATCGAATATCTGATGAAGCCATAGCGGAAATATGCAAAAATTTGAAAGTGACGATACACGTGAAGCAACCTGATTTTTACGTTAACTGCATGGAGCCAATTTCTGACATGAGCCATAGTGTGCACCTGGTGAAAAGGGATGCAGACGCATTAGAAGGTTCTGGTG ACCCAGATGAACCCGCTACAACTACACCATCTGATGTAGGAGACGAAGGAGAAAAATTAGACGGCACAGAGTATAAGACTGAAAATGCTTCAGAAGCGAACATGGAAGTACCACCAGAAATTAAATCATCGGAGGTACCAACAGAAACTTCATCGGCAAATATTCCAAGTGCTCCTACAG aaaacccCGGATCATTCCAAGGTGGATTCGACAAAATACTAAAGAATATTCCTCGGCAGGAAAACAACACTTCGGAAGATGCCAAAAGTTCTGCGGCAATCTTAAATAGCTCTCCTGCCAAAGATCAAGTAAATCTCA ATGGGGAGGAAGCGCAAACCGGGGAATCCCAGGAAAAACCTTCGGCAGCATCGCCCAACAACATGCTCCTAATCGTTATAGGCGCATTAGGGGTGATAGGGGCCTTGGCTTTCGTCTACAATTTCGTCAAAAGCAGGAGGGAAAGCAAAGAAATCGACGAGGTAGTCCGGTTGGAAACTGAGGGAAAAGAGCTGAAGGAAATGAAGCCTCTGATGAGGAGTCCACTGGCTCAGAACGGCTCCAAGTCGTTGGAGTACATCGATGCAGATCCGCAAATCCAGGTGTCCACTGCGGTTAGGGTGGAAGACGGAcataattcgaaataa
- the LOC123316696 gene encoding bone morphogenetic protein 10-like produces the protein MGFKWLKTTLISVGTPVFSFKIALERRWSKKNQIVMKIIYLTIISILIVALITLLVFSNDFITVNNSNTSVRVNVMRAIYIESGGKVAESKENGTKTKKRIRCHISKFMLELYENNKTGMNNSNADVVRSVVPKHADSFSGHADMMDNLAESHLLIFDLPETSEDEIFTYAELKILTIIEKRRDNEAGIEKKISLFVYDEVQQEFLNAHVLRVHHSNDTWLSFNLTDQVAQALNNTKTNAKNLKIVITLSPVVSLHIQQENKLKLSLLPPRKDDFDHDYPILILSYISNSSRHQDERMKLENGTKRKKRFIDEDYEEESNSIWDDLVSRKTYEKKLKRIRNICKRKSLYVDFAEINYDEWIVQPRGYEAFQCQGKCFYPVADHLSPTKHAIIQTLLHSVAPSMTPRPCCVPTSLDSISILYIDNKGVLTYRYAYKDMVVQECGCR, from the exons ATGGGTTTCAAGTGGTTGAAAACGACGCTCATCAGCGTCGGAACGCCAGTATTCAGTTTCAAAATAGCACTGGAACGTCGCTGGAGCAAAAAAAATCAGATcgtcatgaaaattatttatctgACAATAATTTCTATCCTCATCGTTGCCTTAATAACGCTTCTTGTCTTTTCAAACGATTTCATAACTGTGAATAATTCGAATACGTCGGTTAGGGTGAATGTTATGCGCGCCATTTATATTGAAAGTGGTGGAAAGGTCGCTGAGAGCAAAGAAAATGGAACCAAAACCAAGAAGAGAATCAGATGTCACATATCGAAATTCATGTTGGAACTTTACGAGAATAACAAGACGGGGATGAACAATTCGAACGCTGATGTTGTACGCAGTGTAGTGCCAAAGCATGCAG ACTCTTTCAGTGGACATGCCGATATGATGGATAACTTAGCCGAAAGTCACTTATTAATTTTCGACTTGCCAGAAACCAGTGAAGATGAAATATTCACCTACGccgaattgaaaatattgactATAATCGAAAAAAGGAGAGACAATGAAGCAG GGATCGAGAAGAAAATATCCCTTTTCGTGTACGACGAAGTCCAGCAGGAATTCCTCAACGCTCACGTCTTACGCGTTCACCATTCCAACGACACCTGGTTATCCTTCAATTTAACAGACCAAGTTGCTCAGGCGTTAAACAACACGAAAACCAatgcgaaaaatttaaaaatcgtcATAACACTATCTCCAGTCGTGTCTCTTCATATCCAACAGGAGAACAAATTGAAACTTTCGCTTCTACCGCCAAGAAAGGATGATTTCGACCATGATTACCCTATATTGATCCTTTCTTATATATCCAATTCGAGTCGGCATCAAGATGAGAGAATGAAATTGGAAAATGGCACGAAGAGGAAAAAAAGATTCATAGATGAAGATTACGAGGAAGAGAGCAATAGTATATGGGACGATTTAGTATCTAGAAAAACGTACGAGAAAAAGTTGAAAAGGATAAGGAACATCTGTAAAAGGAAGTCGCTGTATGTGGATTTTGCAGAGATCAATTATGATGAGTGGATAGTGCAACCTAGAGGCTATGAG GCCTTCCAATGTCAAGGAAAATGTTTTTACCCTGTCGCAGATCACTTGAGTCCCACAAAGCATGCGATTATTCAAACGTTATTGCACAGTGTGGCGCCATCTATGACACCAAGGCCGTGTTGTGTACCAACCAGCCTTGACTCTATTTCAATTTTGTATATAGATAATAAAGGAGTACTTACCTACAGATACGCTTACAAAGATATGGTTGTTCAAGAATGTGGTTgcagatga
- the LOC123316257 gene encoding liprin-alpha-1, which produces MWNMMCDVMPTINEDSISQRSSQFSGEDANFEQLMVSMLDERDKLMDSLRETQERLGDTEIKLNEVEKERDSLQRQIAANLPQEFATLTKELNLAREQLLEREEEITELKAERNNTRLLLEHLECLVSRHERSLRMTVVKRQAAAQSGVSSEVEVLKALKSLFEHHKALDEKVRERLRIALERNLALEEELAQTKEELQQCKQEGNSSTVPAIEDRPKENGEVEHVESHSSNSNNKAIITKSRNGAETDTESAARIADLQTALEQQTNEMTNWQRRVAEMQNRVADLEENLSKAQKELLKAQDANVKLQRDLRENVAQKEDQEERIATLEKRYLNAQRESTSLHDLNEKLEQELQHKEAQLKLQEEKISAIQEKLELAEQKISQYPKLPEMEEQLKQRLEVLSQTQERHGSAEDRIQRLEANLEEKNAELVRLNQRLKMNEEHNSRLSATVDKLLSESNDRLQDHLKERMHALQEKNSLTQELDKTRKLMEELECQKTDIMKDLAKSRLEIDNVKRQMLQQEIAYNIQQTDALTRSLSPDGADPNAFTRSTSHSSFDSRSLPRRSNKNMTVDEEKMQFGPRSMTEHEWEKLQQAHVLANVQQAFDVSSDAEGDDDSLFSTADILSPSGHTDAQTLAMMLQEQLDAINNEIRLIQEEKENTEARAEELESRVGSMEHMNLLSRGRSVDRQSPPLSGRSTPKSHHSPQRDYLHKYHTLDLAPLPSDMSREDMHMGDSSSGGGTSPLTARSMKLERVAQALAHSQEELRSVFRQGLQQTPPSPLSSHHSSQESLHKNAVMGISRDVSAAAVAAAQKKKGLKSSLGRFFSKREKAKGREVIGNENMMALGQTQVPDGEINDLMGMIGKLGQAADFDRRQKKKERDYRHELLAEAMKAGTPFALWNGPTIVAWLELWVGMPAWYVAACRANVKSGAIMSALSDTEIQREIGISNPLHRLKLRLAIQEMVSLTSPSAPKTSRTTLAFGDMNHEWIGNCWLPGLGLPQYRTTFMECLVDARMLDHLTKKDLRGQLKMVDSFHRTSLQYGISCLKRLNYDRKALEERRKNCENTLSDVLVWTNERLIKWVISIGLKEYGNNLVESGVHGALIALDESFDANSMALSLQIPTQNLQSRQTLEYEFNNLLQNATERRLEGMAQS; this is translated from the coding sequence ATGTGGAATATGATGTGTGATGTCATGCCCACTATCAATGAGGATAGCATCAGCCAGAGAAGCTCGCAGTTCTCTGGCGAAGATGCCAATTTCGAACAACTTATGGTATCCATGCTGGACGAAAGGGATAAATTGATGGATAGTCTTAGAGAAACACAAGAGAGGCTAGGTGACACAGAGATAAAATTAAACGAAGTAGAGAAGGAACGAGATTCACTTCAAAGACAGATAGCAGCTAATTTACCACAAGAATTTGCTACTCTTACCAAGGAACTGAATTTAGCACGAGAGCAATTACTAGAAAGGGAGGAAGAGATAACAGAATTGAAAGCTGAACGCAACAATACCAGACTATTATTAGAACACTTAGAATGTTTAGTGTCCAGACATGAAAGATCCCTTCGTATGACTGTCGTTAAGAGACAGGCTGCAGCACAATCGGGTGTGTCCAGCGAGGTGGAAGTCCTGAAAGCACTCAAGAGTTTATTTGAGCATCACAAAGCACTGGATGAAAAAGTAAGAGAAAGACTTAGGATAGCTTTAGAAAGAAATTTAGCTTTAGAAGAAGAATTAGCCCAAACCAAAGAAGAATTGCAGCAATGCAAACAAGAGGGAAATTCCTCGACTGTACCTGCTATAGAAGATAGACCCAAAGAAAACGGAGAAGTTGAACATGTTGAATCACATTCGAGTAATAGTAATAATAAGGCCATCATCACAAAATCTCGTAACGGTGCAGAAACTGATACAGAGAGCGCTGCCAGAATAGCCGATCTCCAGACTGCATTGGAACAACAGACAAACGAAATGACAAATTGGCAGAGGAGAGTTGCAGAGATGCAGAATCGTGTTGCAGATCTTGAAGAGAACCTGTCGAAAGCGCAAAAGGAACTATTGAAAGCCCAAGATGCCAACGTGAAGTTACAAAGGGACCTTCGAGAGAACGTAGCACAAAAAGAAGATCAAGAAGAAAGAATCGCCACATTGGAAAAACGTTATCTTAACGCCCAGAGAGAATCGACATCCCTTCACGATCTGAACGAGAAACTGGAACAAGAACTGCAACACAAGGAGGCCCAACTAAAACtgcaagaagaaaaaatatcaGCCATACAAGAAAAATTAGAACTGGCCGAACAGAAGATTTCGCAGTATCCAAAATTACCAGAGATGGAGGAGCAGTTGAAGCAGCGTTTGGAAGTTTTATCTCAGACCCAAGAGAGACATGGTTCGGCCGAAGACAGGATACAACGTTTGGAGGCCAACTTGGAGGAGAAAAACGCGGAATTGGTACGTCTGAACCAGAGACTCAAAATGAACGAAGAGCACAACTCCAGACTGTCAGCCACGGTGGATAAGTTACTGTCGGAATCTAATGACAGGTTGCAAGATCATCTCAAGGAACGCATGCATGCTTTGCAAGAGAAGAACAGCTTGACGCAGGAGTTGGATAAGACCAGAAAGTTGATGGAGGAGTTGGAATGCCAGAAAACCGATATAATGAAAGATTTGGCTAAATCGAGACTGGAAATAGATAACGTCAAGAGGCAAATGTTGCAACAGGAGATAGCTTATAACATTCAACAAACTGACGCATTAACACGCTCTTTGTCTCCGGATGGGGCCGATCCCAACGCGTTCACAAGGAGCACCAGCCATTCCAGTTTTGATTCTCGTTCTTTGCCAAGAAGGTCGAACAAGAACATGACGGTTGATGAAGAGAAGATGCAGTTTGGACCAAGGTCAATGACTGAACACGAATGGGAAAAATTGCAACAGGCTCATGTGCTGGCCAACGTGCAGCAGGCTTTTGATGTGTCCAGCGATGCTGAAGGAGACGACGACAGCTTATTCAGTACAGCCGACATCTTGTCACCATCTGGTCATACGGATGCCCAAACCCTTGCCATGATGCTCCAGGAGCAGCTAGACGCCATCAATAACGAGATACGATTGATACAAGAGGAGAAGGAAAACACAGAAGCGAGGGCCGAAGAGTTGGAGTCCAGGGTAGGAAGTATGGAACACATGAATTTGTTGAGCAGAGGCAGAAGCGTGGACCGTCAAAGTCCACCTCTCAGTGGAAGATCAACACCAAAATCACATCATTCCCCTCAGAGAGATTACCTACATAAGTATCACACCTTAGACTTGGCACCTCTTCCCTCCGACATGTCCAGAGAAGATATGCATATGGGAGACAGCAGCAGCGGTGGTGGGACTTCCCCTCTAACAGCAAGATCGATGAAACTGGAACGTGTAGCTCAAGCACTGGCACACAGCCAGGAAGAACTGAGGAGTGTGTTCCGACAAGGTTTACAACAGACCCCACCTTCACCTCTGTCTTCGCACCACAGCAGCCAAGAGAGTTTGCACAAAAACGCTGTTATGGGCATCTCCCGAGACGTATCAGCTGCAGCGGTGGCAGCAGCCCAAAAGAAGAAAGGCTTAAAATCGTCCCTTGGAAGATTCTTCAGTAAGAGAGAAAAGGCGAAAGGAAGGGAAGTTATTGGTAATGAAAACATGATGGCTCTTGGTCAGACACAGGTGCCGGATggtgaaatcaacgatttgatgGGTATGATTGGTAAACTAGGACAGGCAGCTGATTTTGATAGAAGGCAAAAGAAGAAGGAACGTGATTATAGACATGAACTGCTAGCCGAAGCCATGAAAGCTGGTACTCCTTTCGCTTTATGGAACGGACCAACAATCGTAGCTTGGCTGGAACTCTGGGTTGGAATGCCGGCTTGGTATGTGGCAGCTTGCAGGGCTAACGTGAAGTCTGGAGCAATCATGAGCGCTTTGAGCGACACGGAAATCCAGAGGGAAATAGGTATAAGCAATCCACTTCATAGACTGAAATTAAGGTTAGCTATTCAGGAGATGGTATCGCTCACTTCTCCCTCCGCACCAAAAACATCCCGTACAACGTTGGCATTCGGTGACATGAACCACGAATGGATAGGAAACTGTTGGTTGCCCGGACTAGGTCTTCCTCAATACCGTACCACTTTCATGGAATGCCTGGTGGACGCCAGAATGCTGGACCATCTCACCAAGAAAGACTTAAGGGGTCAGCTCAAAATGGTCGACAGTTTTCATCGAACCAGTCTGCAATACGGCATATCATGTTTGAAGAGGTTAAACTATGACCGCAAGGCATTGGAAGAGAGGAGGAAAAACTGTGAGAATACCTTGTCGGATGTATTAGTGTGGACGAATGAACGATTGATCAAATGGGTTATTAGTATTGGTTTGAAAGAATATGGTAATAATTTAGTGGAATCGGGGGTCCATGGAGCCCTTATCGCTTTAGATGAAAGTTTCGACGCTAACAGTATGGCACTTTCTCTGCAAATCCCTACCCAGAACCTTCAGTCCAGGCAAACATTagaatatgaattcaataatttacttcaaaatgctacTGAACGACGCTTAGAAGGAATGGCGCAGTCCTGA
- the LOC123316695 gene encoding CDK5RAP1-like protein, with amino-acid sequence MSNIINRCSRNCNLRKCLKTSVGFFYRSCSNVSEIKNHEVAANNLFRKKLLNGPHLKDFFKKGVLDPNWKDDENEVFAPYLDPNILNGRGRKVYFEIYGCQMNVNDTDVIWSILKDYSYGKTDDINDADVIFLVTCAIRESAEDKIWNKLNSLKGLRKSRSKDKPPLKVGVIGCMAERLKEVVLEKDQSVDLVVGPDAYRDIPKLLALTNSGHRSINVLLSVDETYADIMPVRLNENSISAYISIMRGCDNMCSYCIVPWTRGKERSRPVSSILREVENLVDQGVKDITLLGQNVNSYRDISKSNGEVSLIPAPTKLTKGFQTVYKPKVGGLRFSHLIEKVAKIDPEVRIRFTSPHPKDFPDDLLYVIRDHPNICKSLHLPAQSGNSQVLQRMRRGYTREAYLELIDHVRDILPNVALSSDFICGFCGETDSEFSDTLSLIEQVQYNSAYLFMYSMREKTTAHRRFQDDVPNDVKHKRLLEMIELYRQNADKKNRSQIGQTQLVLIEGPSKRSNTNLVGRNDQNIKVIIPGLDLIPPKTETEESRLLKPGDYVAVHINDANSQILKGIPLYRTSLVEFSYLQDNETQFMNRGLTY; translated from the exons ATGAGTAATATCATTAATAGATGCTCTAGAAATTGCAATCTCAGGAAATGTTTAAAAACATCTGTAGGGTTCTTTTATAGATCCTGCAGTAATGTTTCTGAGATAAAAAATCATGAAGTTGCGGCAAATAATTtattccgtaaaaaacttttgaaTGGGCCCCATTTAAAAGATTTCTTCAAAAAAGGAGTATTGGACCCAAATTGGAAAGATGATGAAAACGAA GTATTTGCACCTTACTTGGACCCAAACATTCTTAATGGAAGGGGAAGAAAAGTTTACTTTGAGATATATGGGTGTCAAATGAATGTGAATGACACCGATGTAATATGGTCTATTTTAAAGGATTACAGCTATGGAAAAACAGATGATATAAATGATGCTGATGTTATATTTTTAGTGACCTGTGCAATCCGAGAAAGTGCCGAAGATAAAATATGGAATAAATTGAATAGCTTGAAAGGCTTGAGAAAGAGCAGATCAAAGGATAAACCACCCTTAAAAGTTGGGGTAATTGGGTGCATGGCTGAAAGATTGAAGGAAGTTGTTCTAGAAAAGGATCAAAGTGTTGACTTAGTCGTTGGACCAGATGCTTATCGCGATATACCAAAACTTTTAGCTCTCACTAACTCAGGTCACAGATCCATCAATGTATTACTTTCTGTTGATGAAACTTACGCTGATATAATGCCAGTTAGATTGAATGAAAATTCCATTTCAGCTTATAT ATCAATAATGAGAGGATGTGATAATatgtgcagttattgcattgtACCATGGACCAGAGGAAAGGAAAGATCGAGACCGGTTTCTTCAATTCTTCGGGAAGTGGAAAATCTGGTTGATCAGGGTGTGAAAGATATCACTCTCCTAG GACAGAATGTGAACAGTTATAGAGATATAAGTAAAAGCAATGGAGAAGTGTCTCTAATTCCAGCACCAACAAAACTGACCAAAGGATTTCAAACGGTATATAAACCCAAAGTTGGCGGTTTGAGATTTTCCCATCTCATTGAAAAAGTAGCCAAAATTGATCCAGAAGTTCGAATAAGATTTACTTCCCCTCATCCGAAAGATTTCCCAGATGATTTACTTTAT GTAATAAGAGATCATCCAAATATATGTAAAAGCCTTCACCTACCTGCTCAATCAGGAAATTCTCAAGTTCTCCAAAGGATGAGACGTGGCTATACTAGAGAGGCTTACCTTGAACTTATTGATCACGTCAGAGATATTCTTCCAAATGTGGCACTTTCCTCAGATTTCATTTGCGGTTTTTGTGGAGAGACAGATTCTGAATTTAGTGATACATTGAGTTTGATCGAGCAAGTGCAATATAATTCGGCATATTTATTTATGTATAGCATGAGAGAAAAGACTACGGCTCATAGGAG ATTCCAAGATGATGTTCCCAATGACGTAAAACACAAAAGATTACTCGAGATGATCGAACTGTACAGGCAAAACGCAGATAAGAAAAATCGTTCACAAATCGGGCAAACTCAGTTGGTGTTGATCGAAGGTCCAAGCAAAAGAAGTAACACAAATTTGGTCGGTCGGAATGACCAGAATATCAAGGTCATCATACCTGGACTAGACCTTATTCCGCCCAAAACTGAAACCGAAGAAAGTAGATTGTTGAAACCTGGAGATTATGTAGCCGTTCACATCAATGATGCAAACTCCCAAATTCTGAAAGGAATACCTTTGTATAGGACGTCGTTAGTGGAGTTTTCTTATCTTCAAGATAATGAAACGCAATTTATGAATAGGGGATTAACTTATTGA
- the LOC123316698 gene encoding synaptogyrin yields MESGGAYGGGKAGGAFDPVSFVQRPQVILRAVCWLFAIIVFGCISSKGWYTRGTQEECLFNKDASACNYGVGISVIAFLASMGFLAGEYFFEQMSSVKTRKHYVLADLGFSGFWSFLYFVGFCYLANQWSNTVTEYPTGASNVKAAIAFSFFSIFSWAGCAFFAFQRFRQGAGAAFATNYEAEVTMPSTYTSYPGGPDSDQNYQDPPFSGMNQRGPTDFQAPAY; encoded by the exons atggAGTCCGGTGGTGCGTACGGTGGCGGTAAAGCTGGCGGCGCTTTTGATCCCGTTTCTTTCGTGCAAAGACCTCAAGTTATACTAAGGGCCGTATGTTGG CTATTCGCCATCATAGTGTTTGGATGCATATCCTCCAAAGGATGGTACACAAGGGGTACTCAAGAAGAGTGTCTCTTCAACAAGGACGCCAGTGCTTGTAACTACGGAGTGGGTATCAGCGTAATAGCCTTCTTAGCCAGCATGGGCTTCTTGGCAGGGGAATACTTCTTCGAACAGATGTCCTCGGTGAAAACGAGGAAGCATTACGTGCTTGCGGATTTAGGTTTTTCGG GATTTTGGTCGTTTTTATACTTCGTTGGTTTTTGTTATCTTGCCAACCAATGGAGTAATACAGTCACGGAATATCCAACTGGTGCGAGCAACGTCAAAGCTGCCATTGCTTTCTCTTTCTTCTCCATCTTTTCTTGG GCCGGATGTGCCTTTTTTGCATTCCAACGTTTCCGGCAAGGAGCTGGAGCAGCATTCGCCACCAATTATGAAGCGGAAGTCACAATGCCTTCTACATACACCTCTTATCCTGGAGGGCCAGATTCCGATCAGAACTATCAAGATCCGCCATTTTCTGGGATGAATCAGCGAG GGCCGACGGATTTTCAAGCTCCTGCATATTAA
- the LOC123316697 gene encoding guanine nucleotide-binding protein G(o) subunit alpha-like, whose translation MGACLTLEREEGKARKRSEEIDKELVEAAKQQNNVIKILLLGAGESGKSTLVKQMKIIHADGFTHAELSSFRPTVLDNLLASMKYVLAGMGILRINLEHSRNKMHAQVVLMSRSCFDMSFIVLPNVAASLQALWSDRGVRLAVARGYEYELNDSALYLFENMERLCDPKYVPTPTDVLRARVRTQGIIETRFCINDMIVSMYDVGGQRSQRRKWIYCFDDVKAVLFVVSLSGYDMTLLEDPTVNRLEESLNLFGQIVNNPYFRDASFVLFLNKFDLFREKILYSQRHLRLYFPDYKGADGDVDRGALFIQHKFVLRNGDSRKVLYPHFTTATDTANVQVVFQAVMEMVISSNLGQVTLL comes from the exons ATGGGTGCATGTTTAACTTTGGAAAGGGAAGAGGGAAAAGCCAGGAAAAGAAGCGAAGAGATTGACAAGGAATTGGTTGAAGCcgcaaaacaacaaaataatgtTATCAAGATCTTACTACTTG GAGCTGGGGAGAGTGGGAAAAGTACCCTAGTCAAGCAAATGAAAATTATCCATGCAGATGGCTTTACACATGCTGAATTGAGCAGTTTTAGGCCAACTGTATTAGACAATCTTTTGGCATCTATGAAATATGTGCTTGCTGGAATGGGTattcttcgaataaatttagaaCATTCACGAAACAAA ATGCACGCACAGGTAGTTCTGATGAGTAGGAGCTGTTTTGATATGAGTTTTATTGTATTACCAAATGTAGCAGCATCCCTTCAAGCTCTTTGGTCCGATAGGGGCGTAAGGTTGGCTGTTGCAAGAGGCTATGAATATGAACTTAACGACTCAGCTCTCTA cCTTTTTGAAAATATGGAAAGGTTATGCGACCCAAAATATGTACCAACACCGACTGATGTTCTACGAGCAAGAGTAAGGACCCAAGGAATAATCGAAACAAGATTTTGTATAAACGATATGATAGTCAGCATGTACGATGTAGGTGGTCAAAGATCGCAGAGAAGAAAGTGGATATATTGTTTCGATGACGTCAAAGCTGTTCTTTTCGTTGTTTCCTTGAGCGGTTATGATATGACCTTGTTG GAGGATCCTACTGTGAATCGATTGGAGGAAAGTCTAAATTTATTCGGTCAGATTGTAAATAATCCATACTTTAGAGATGCTTCGTTCGTTCTCTTCCTCAATAAATTTGACTTGTTCCGAGAGAAAATTCTGTACTCTCAACGTCACCTGCGCCTATATTTTCCCGATTACAAAG GGGCAGACGGAGATGTTGACAGGGGGGCTCTGTTCATTCAGCACAAATTCGTGTTGAGAAATGGTGATTCCAGAAAAGTATTATACCCACACTTCACCACTGCAACAGATACGGCTAACGTTCAAGTGGTTTTCCAGGCGGTGATGGAAATGGTAATCTCGTCCAATCTTGGTCAAGTTACTTTGCTGTGA